In one window of Candidatus Zixiibacteriota bacterium DNA:
- a CDS encoding response regulator, with amino-acid sequence MADNPIAWNIVVMAHSRVLVVDDDPNLTELLVDTLETIGYDSRAAASAQEALELMAAEHFDLVISDINMPKMSGIELLQEIKRHNRHLPVMLITGISTDGVKAQAYSNGADGFLAKPFRIGNIESEIAKLLTNINRRRVVVIDDNEEFLLSLQQRLEERDNEVHAFTSVGDSVKFLDDNPVDLVITDLKMPDGDGITLVELLHERYPRLPVIMVSAYATESLIARIKEAGVNRFLPKPINFKELDEALEECIAEK; translated from the coding sequence TTGGCAGACAACCCCATCGCCTGGAACATTGTCGTTATGGCACACTCGCGCGTACTGGTGGTCGATGACGACCCCAATTTGACCGAATTGCTGGTCGATACCCTCGAAACGATCGGCTATGATTCGCGCGCCGCCGCCTCGGCGCAGGAGGCGCTCGAACTGATGGCTGCCGAGCACTTCGATCTCGTCATTTCCGACATTAACATGCCGAAAATGTCCGGCATCGAGCTGCTGCAGGAAATCAAACGCCACAATCGTCACTTGCCCGTAATGCTGATCACCGGCATCAGCACCGACGGCGTCAAGGCGCAAGCCTACTCAAACGGCGCCGACGGTTTTCTCGCCAAACCTTTTCGCATCGGCAACATCGAATCGGAGATCGCTAAATTGCTTACCAACATCAACCGCCGCCGCGTCGTCGTGATCGATGACAACGAAGAGTTCCTCCTGAGCCTGCAACAGCGCCTCGAAGAACGCGACAACGAAGTTCACGCTTTCACTTCGGTCGGCGACTCGGTCAAGTTCCTCGACGACAACCCCGTCGATCTGGTCATCACCGATCTAAAGATGCCCGACGGCGACGGGATCACGTTGGTCGAGCTCTTGCACGAGCGTTATCCGCGGTTGCCGGTGATCATGGTCAGCGCCTATGCCACCGAAAGTCTGATCGCGCGAATCAAAGAGGCAGGGGTCAACCGCTTCCTGCCCAAGCCGATTAACTTCAAGGAATTGGACGAAGCCTTGGAAGAGTGCATCGCCGAAAAGTAG
- a CDS encoding inositol monophosphatase — translation MKVNRALSAALLQAATEAAHQAGRLLLANVQKNRKVQLKGRIDLVTEMDLRSETLIVAHLRRAFPESSFLTEEGSVREEAAEVKWIVDPLDGTTNYAHTFPVWCVSIAAECNGELVAGCIYDPTRDEMFTATKHDVARLNRGPIAVSDRRRLDQALLATGFPYDIRTSRINNLVNFTNFVKTARAVRRAGSAALDLCYLACGRFDGYWELKLHPWDMAAGVLIVRQAGGRISDFDGNEFSIYKDRLLGSNGRIHKEMMRVLAAGK, via the coding sequence ATGAAAGTCAATCGGGCATTGTCGGCGGCGCTGTTGCAGGCCGCAACCGAGGCAGCGCACCAAGCCGGCCGGCTCTTGCTGGCCAACGTCCAGAAGAATCGTAAAGTCCAGCTGAAGGGGCGCATCGACCTGGTGACGGAGATGGATCTGCGCAGCGAGACTCTGATCGTCGCGCATCTGCGCCGGGCGTTTCCGGAATCATCGTTCCTGACCGAAGAGGGAAGTGTGCGCGAGGAGGCCGCTGAGGTGAAGTGGATTGTCGATCCGCTCGACGGCACGACCAATTACGCGCATACGTTTCCGGTGTGGTGCGTGTCGATCGCGGCCGAATGCAACGGCGAACTGGTGGCGGGCTGCATCTACGATCCCACGCGGGACGAAATGTTTACCGCGACCAAACACGATGTGGCGCGGCTGAACCGGGGGCCGATCGCGGTGAGCGACCGGCGGCGGCTCGATCAGGCGCTGCTGGCAACCGGGTTTCCCTACGACATCCGCACCAGCCGGATCAACAACCTGGTCAATTTCACGAACTTCGTCAAAACCGCGCGGGCCGTGCGGCGGGCCGGATCGGCTGCCCTCGACCTGTGCTACCTGGCCTGCGGACGCTTTGACGGCTATTGGGAGTTGAAGCTGCATCCCTGGGACATGGCGGCCGGAGTCCTGATCGTGCGGCAGGCGGGCGGACGCATCTCCGATTTTGACGGCAACGAGTTTTCGATCTACAAGGACCGGTTGCTGGGTTCGAACGGGCGCATTCACAAGGAGATGATGCGGGTGCTGGCGGCAGGGAAGTAG
- a CDS encoding ABC transporter ATP-binding protein: MQDFREEDKLGKAYDARLMRRLLTYLRPYRWYVVLSLLLLMLASALQLTRPYLVKLAFDEHIAIGDGPGLNQIALLFLGVLLLEFAMGYGQIYIMEWIGQKAMFDLRGKLFGHIQSMHLGFYDKNPTGRLLTRVTSDVNALNELFASGVVDIVGNLIMIGGILIVMFSLSVKLSLVTFIIIPLILVATIMFRVKVRDSYREIRIQLAKLNAFTQEHLAGMTEVQNFVQEDKTMKRYAKINGELMDQHKRSVLLYAVFFPVVEIIGAISTALIVWYGGGQVVQQAISFGTLVAFFQYVDMFYRPIRDLAEKYNILQAAMAASERIFNILDTSPAITAPTAAHRLDGYDGTIKFDRVNFAYNADHPVLNDVSFEIGSGEKVALVGATGSGKTTTVSLMCRLYDVNSGAIMLNGAEIRQLDPREVRAQVGLVLQDVFLFSGSIQDNITLGNEQISDEQVRAAAERVGLLPFVNRLEHGFAHKVGERGSSLSVGQRQLISFARALAYNPRVLILDEATSSVDNETENIIQQAIHRLFEGRTSVVVAHRLSTIREADKILVFHKGRIVEQGRHEELLKQHGVYWRLYQLQYQDQEATRGV, translated from the coding sequence ATGCAGGACTTTCGCGAAGAGGACAAACTGGGCAAGGCCTACGACGCCCGGCTGATGCGGCGACTGCTGACGTATCTGCGGCCCTATCGCTGGTATGTTGTGCTGTCGCTGCTGCTGCTCATGCTCGCCTCGGCCCTGCAGTTGACGCGGCCGTATTTGGTCAAGCTGGCTTTCGACGAGCACATCGCGATCGGCGACGGCCCGGGTCTCAATCAGATCGCATTACTGTTCCTCGGCGTGCTGCTGCTGGAGTTCGCCATGGGCTACGGGCAGATCTACATCATGGAGTGGATCGGGCAGAAGGCGATGTTCGATCTGCGCGGGAAGCTGTTCGGTCATATCCAGTCGATGCATCTCGGCTTCTACGACAAGAACCCGACCGGACGGCTGCTGACCCGTGTCACCTCCGACGTCAACGCCCTCAACGAACTCTTCGCTTCCGGCGTGGTCGATATCGTCGGCAACCTGATCATGATCGGCGGCATCCTCATTGTCATGTTCTCGCTGTCAGTGAAGCTGTCACTCGTCACCTTCATTATCATTCCGCTGATTCTGGTCGCAACGATCATGTTCCGCGTCAAGGTGCGCGATTCCTACCGCGAAATTCGCATCCAACTGGCCAAGCTGAATGCCTTCACCCAGGAGCACCTGGCGGGCATGACCGAGGTGCAGAATTTCGTGCAGGAAGACAAGACGATGAAGCGCTATGCCAAGATCAACGGCGAGTTGATGGATCAGCACAAGCGCTCGGTTCTGCTCTACGCCGTGTTTTTCCCGGTCGTGGAAATCATCGGCGCGATCAGCACGGCGCTGATCGTCTGGTACGGCGGCGGGCAGGTGGTGCAGCAGGCAATCAGCTTCGGCACGCTGGTGGCGTTTTTCCAATACGTCGATATGTTTTACCGCCCGATTCGCGACTTGGCGGAGAAGTACAATATCCTGCAGGCGGCGATGGCCGCTTCGGAGCGCATCTTCAATATTCTCGACACGTCGCCGGCGATCACGGCGCCGACGGCGGCGCACCGGCTCGATGGCTACGACGGGACGATCAAGTTCGACCGGGTGAATTTCGCCTATAACGCCGACCACCCGGTGCTCAACGATGTCTCGTTCGAGATCGGTTCCGGGGAGAAGGTGGCACTCGTCGGCGCAACGGGCTCGGGCAAGACGACGACGGTCAGCTTGATGTGCCGCCTGTACGATGTCAACAGTGGCGCGATCATGCTGAACGGCGCGGAAATCCGGCAGCTCGATCCGCGCGAAGTCCGGGCGCAGGTCGGACTGGTGTTGCAGGATGTATTCCTCTTCTCCGGTTCAATCCAGGACAACATTACGCTCGGCAATGAGCAGATCAGCGACGAACAGGTGCGCGCCGCCGCGGAACGAGTCGGGCTGTTACCGTTCGTGAATCGGCTTGAACACGGATTCGCCCACAAAGTCGGTGAACGCGGGAGCTCGTTGTCGGTCGGACAGCGGCAGCTGATCAGTTTTGCGCGCGCGCTGGCGTACAATCCGCGCGTCCTGATTCTCGACGAAGCCACATCGTCGGTGGACAACGAAACGGAAAACATCATTCAGCAGGCCATTCATCGGCTCTTCGAAGGTCGGACCTCGGTCGTGGTGGCACACCGGTTATCGACGATTCGGGAGGCCGACAAGATATTGGTGTTCCATAAAGGGCGGATTGTCGAACAGGGGCGGCATGAGGAGTTGTTGAAGCAGCACGGCGTATATTGGCGGCTGTACCAGCTTCAATATCAAGATCAGGAGGCCACCAGAGGTGTATGA